A region of the Vibrio sp. YMD68 genome:
AGACCAACACTTGCTGCCAGTTTTTTGAACCAATCAGGTACGCAAGCAGTTCACTTTTGCGCTTCTTATCCACTGGATACACCATTTGCTTGACTGTCTCGGCGGTACTGTTCGCAGGTGCTACTTGTATTTCTACGGAGTCAGACATCATTTTGTTGGCAATGGCTTTGATTTTCTGATCCAATGTTGCCGAAAAGAACAACGTTTGGCGATCTTCATTCATACGCTTCAAAATACGCTGGACATCAGGCATAAAGCCCATATCTAACATCCTATCCGCTTCGTCTAAGACAAGTACTTCGGTTTGGCTCAGCACGATATTCTTACAAAATAGATGATCGATAAGTCGCCCCGGCGTGGCGACCAAAATATCAGCGCCCCCCTTCAAGTTCGTGGTTTGTACATTCATGCTCGTTCCACCATAGGCAGTCACGATTTTTAAACCAGTTTGGTCAGCATAATGAGTGACATTGTCAAAAACCTGCTGGGCCAATTCTCTAGTGGGTACCAAAACGAGCGCTCTAACGATTCGGCTGTTTGTTTCTCTTGTCAGTGGTTGATCTAAGAACTGCTGAATAATGGGTAGCGAAAAAGCGGCTGTCTTTCCTGTGCCTGTCTGCGCACCGGCTAGCACATTTTTTTTTGCTAACACATGAGGGATAGCCTGAGCCTGAATCTCTGTCGGCTGGCTAATTCCTAGCTGATTGACCACATCAACGATTTTATGAGAAAGCCCAAGATTTTGGAAAGATAGCGTCATGTTTTTTACCTATAGTTAAACTGGCGCGGATTTTAACAGAATGCCTAAATGAAAGCAGGTAATTATGTTTAAGGTCTCGCTGTACAGTGTTGTGGTCCTTAGCGGTTGCCTTTCGACATGCCACTTAAGTTTATAATGTTACTTTACTTTATAGCGCTACTTTGAACCGACGAAGATGACGCAATCATTACTCAAACATTCCGTTCGTATATTTTAATTTACACGCGTGGATTATAAACCTTACAAAACACTTGATTTGCAGACTTAAAAGCCACAGAATCTTCCACTTCTAAACGCAGAATCTGTTATTTATTCAAATCACAGTATTCTTCACTAAACATCAAATAACGTAAATATAAGTGTACACATGACAAATTCAAAGATATTCGGTAGTACTTTGATTATTGCCGGTACCACGATTGGCGCAGGCATGCTTGCGCTCCCTATCGCATCCGCAGGCATTGGATTCTCAACTTCACTCATCATAATGCTGAGCCTTTGGCTTTTAATGGCTTTCACTGCGCTATTGATGCTTGAACTTCATCAACACGCGGATAGCAATGCTACGCTGCATAGTTTGGCAAAAAAAATATTGGGGAAAAAAGGCCAATGGTTGACAAGCTTTGCTATGTTGTTTCTTTTCTATTCTTTGTGCTCAGCCTATATCGCAGGAGGTGGCGCTCAGTTTGGTGAGCGATTAGCCTCTTGGACTGGAACTGACATTAACGCTCGGTTCGCGACGGTACTCTTTACGCTCATTGTGGCGACGATTGTTACGTTTGGAACAAGCACGGTAGATAAAGTGAATCGAGTTTTGTTTATCACAAAGCTGGTTGCTATGGTCGTCGTTCTTGGATTTCTTGCGCCAAATGTGACTCAAGGATACCTGCTCAGTATGCCCATTCAACATGGTTTCATTGTTGC
Encoded here:
- a CDS encoding DEAD/DEAH box helicase, with translation MTLSFQNLGLSHKIVDVVNQLGISQPTEIQAQAIPHVLAKKNVLAGAQTGTGKTAAFSLPIIQQFLDQPLTRETNSRIVRALVLVPTRELAQQVFDNVTHYADQTGLKIVTAYGGTSMNVQTTNLKGGADILVATPGRLIDHLFCKNIVLSQTEVLVLDEADRMLDMGFMPDVQRILKRMNEDRQTLFFSATLDQKIKAIANKMMSDSVEIQVAPANSTAETVKQMVYPVDKKRKSELLAYLIGSKNWQQVLVFTKTKQATDALVKELKLDGIKATSIHGDKSQGARQKALDDFKSGKVRALIATDVAARGLDIHQLAQVVNYDLPYKAEDYVHRIGRTGRAGATGLAVSLMSRDEEYLLKAIEDLLDTHLPQEWLNGFEPSLNDPIDNAHAPSKRGRSSEKQKMKAKLKIHAGRGKRR